The following are encoded in a window of Pelecanus crispus isolate bPelCri1 chromosome 6, bPelCri1.pri, whole genome shotgun sequence genomic DNA:
- the TMEM80 gene encoding transmembrane protein 80: MAAARRGRTSAVLSSVPLQILFYVNGIYYIFYFFATLAMIIYKSQVFSYPDDFLGPDLTLLFVMAILEVPRLYLGSKGNLTEEEAPLGLSLVITVGSVILSVYFLVWQTYVLKADVIINAVLLFTYGLESVLKVMAIAAFVS, translated from the exons ATGGCTGCTGCGAGGCGAG GAAGAACTTCAGCAGTT CTGTCATCTGTTCCTTTACAGATTCTGTTTTATGTAAATGGGATCTATTACATCTTTTACTTCTTCGCGACTCTTGCAATGATTATTTATAAAA GTCAAGTTTTCAGTTATCCAGATGATTTTTTGGGTCCTGATCTCACCTTGCTTTTCGTTATGGCCATTCTTGAAGTGCCCCGATTATACTTGG gtTCAAAGGGTAACCTGACAGAAGAAGAGGCTCCATTAGGGCTCAGCCTTGTGATCACGGTCGGAAGTGTGATTCTGTCTGTGTATTTCCTGGTGTGGCAAACTTACGTGCTGAAAGCCGACGTCATCATAAACGCTGTTCTTCTCTTTACATACGGGCTTGAGTCAGTACTAAAGGTCATGGCCATTGCTGCTTTTGTCAGCTAA